The genome window GGAGGCAGTGCCACGATCGCACCCTCCGCTGTTTCCTGCAATAGCCGTTGTTGGATCGAGTGCAAATTACTATACAATGCAGCATTTTCTGCATCTTCTCCCGCAGGGGGCGTAATCACTGAATAACCTGGAAAAGGTACAGGAGCTCTCCGGCCTGCTTCGTCGGGCTTAAATTTTGGAGATTCCTGAATGTGTTCCACCTGGGACTTGTAGGAGTCCAGCAGCGTCATTCGCGCCACCCGATTTACGTAAGCTTGATAAGTATCATCCAATCTTGATTTCCTCGCGGTGACATACTCCCACACCAAATTTTATATTATGGCGCGGGCTTCCAACAGCCCTATTCAGGATATGTTGGACAAGCCTCGCGTGCAACTCTAATTTTTTTGGCTAGTGAGCGTTCTTCATGCAAATTTACCTGTTTTGGGGGGAAGACGACTTTGCGATGGCCCAGGCTGTGACAAGTTTGCGCCAAACAGTCCTCGACCCCAACTGGGCTAGTTTTAACTATGACAAGATTATTGCCGATTCCGCCGGAGCTGTGGTCGAAGGGCTCGATCGAGCCTTAACGCCCCCCTTCGGTACCGGCAGCCGTTTTGTCTGGCTGGCAAATACGACTGTAACGCAGCAGTGCTCTCCCGAACTGTTAGCGCAATTTGAACGGACGCTGCCGGTGATTCCCCCTACCACCGTGCTGCTGCTGACATCCGTCAAAAAACCCGACAGCCGGCTCAAGTCTACCAAGTTAATTTCCCAGTCCGCCCAAGTGCGGGAATTTTCACCGATTCCGCCTTGGAATGACAAAGAATTAGCCCAGCGGGTGCGCCAAGTCGCCGGCGAAATGAACGTAAAATTGACAGCCACGGCGATCGAACTTTTGGCCCAATCCATTGGCAGCGATACTAGACAGCTATACAGCGAACTCGAAAAATTGCTGCTGTTTGCGGGCAACCGCAGCCAACCTCTGAACCCGGAGGAAGTTGCAGCACTGGTGCACTGTCACGCCCAGAATACCTTCCAGCTAGCCGATGCGATTCGCGAGGGCAATACCTCCGCCGCTTTGGATTTACTGGCCGGCTTAACTGGCCGCAGCGAGCCTGGTTTGAGGATTGTGGCTGGCTTGACAGGTAAGTTTCGGACTTGGCTGTGGGTAAAGGCGATGATCCAAGCGGGCGATCGCGATGATAAAATTGCTCAAGCTCTAGATCTCGGCAATCCGAAACGAGTATACTATTTTCGTCAAGAAGTCAAGAACGCCAGCTTAGAAAAACTGCAAAAGAGTTTGCCCTTGCTGCTAGACTTAGAAGCTTCTTTAAAACGGGGGCGAGAAGAAAACTCAACCCTGCAAACCAAAGTTATAGAACTTTCTAGCTTGTTTCGCTGAGGCGCGACAGGGCACAGGAACGGCCCCTTACTGTAAATTTTTACAACAAATTTTTACAACAAATTTCAATAGCGCCTATGTGCTTGATGCCGGAGCGCGGGGCAAAAGGTCAATAGATACTAGAAATATTCTCAGAATGCCAAAGTAGAAGTTAATGTGGTAAATAAATATTGTCCGCCGAATGCCGATCGGTTAATATTATTTGCCGGCTCTCCACCCCCCCCCAAAAAAGAGCGCTACCCATGACACAACAGAACCTGCGGGAACTGCTCAAGCAGGGCGATCCAAAAGCGATCGCATCTAGCATCAACCGTACACTCAAACCCAAAGGCATCAACGCCGATGTGACGCGGGACAACGGCTGCCTCCACATAATTCTGGAGGCAGACAAAGTACCGGATCAAATGGTATTGGTCGATTTCATCCGCACCGGCATGACGAAGCTGGGACTCGCATCAATTCACACTGTAAAGGTTTACGGGCGTCGAACAGGTGACGGATCGCCTGCGTGGGAAGATGAAATCGATCTGATGCCTGCGGATTCAATGCCTTACCCCTTGGATAGTGGAATGCCTGACGACTCTGTAGGTTTAGATGATGTCGAGCCCGAAGGCGAAGACTATTATCAAGAAGAAGAATTCGATCGAGATGACGACGAGGAAGACGAAGACGAAGACGAAGACGAAGATCAAGCCCCGCCTCCGAAAAAACAATTTCCCAAATGGGTAATACCTGTGGGTATCTTAGTACCTCTGGCGGCGATCGCAGGGCTATTCTTTACTAAAACTTTCCCCTTCGCCGACTCGAACCCAGAACCCATCGCCCCCGAAGCAGCTTCCCCCTCCCCGCAACCCTCATCTCCCCCTTCTAAAGCCGCTGCATCCTCGACCGCCGCATCTCCGGGCACCCCACAGGCAGCCTCCCCTGCACCAAAACCCGCTCCCACTGCTGCAGCACCAGCCAGCCCAGCTTCTCCTGCACCAAAACCCGCCGCGCCTAAGCCTGACTCTTGGAGGGTAGCCGTTAACACAGCTCAGAAGGCAGCAATTTTGGCCCAGAAGGCTCAGTCTCAAAATGAGTGGATAGCAGTAGCAAGCGAGTGGCAGCAAGCGGTTAAGCTCATGAGAGCCGTACCGTCAACCAGCCCGAACTATCAAAAGGCTCAGCAAAAAGCAGCAGAGTATCAGGCTAATCTGATTGTTGCCAACCGCAGGGCAGCAGCAGCGCCTTAAGAGTTTTGAATTTTGAGTTGAATACTCCATGTGCTAAAAGTCAAAAGTCAAAAGCCAAAAGTAAAAAAACTTGTTTTTACTGAAAGCTTTCTTACTTTTGACTTTTTTCAATTTTATTAAAATTTCATTTAAGTTTACCTATTGCTTTAAATCCAAAAACTGTAATTCTTTTTCATTAAATCGTTTTTAAGCCCATTCTAGTTTCATTTTGATATCAAATCCAGTAGCATCGCCAGCCGTACAATCCAATCAACAGTCAACAATCACCGTGCAGGCGGACTCGCTCTAATTCATCCGCGTTAATCTGTGTTTATCTGCCCTCATCTGCGGTCAAAAAAAGAGAATGTATTAACCGCCCCGGACAAGGGATGGACGCAGATGCACGCAGAGGTCGAGAAGAGAGATAGGGGTGAGGCGCTGAAATAGATTTCTTAGACAGGTATTGACATTCTTCCCGGATTGGGTAACTATTGAGTTGTAGTATTAGAGGTAAGCAACTTTGGAGACTCAATCAGACGTGACACTCTCAATCGGGGAAGCGGCTAAGGAGCTTGGTATTTCGACAAAGACGCTGAGACGCTGGACTGATGCAGGCAAGATTAAGTTTGAGCGCTCTCCCACGGGACAGAGACGCTTCTACCTTACCGATATCAAGCGAATTACTCCCAGAGACTTAAACCAGGCAGACGATCGAATCACTATCAACTATGCCAGAGTTTCTAGT of Oscillatoria nigro-viridis PCC 7112 contains these proteins:
- the holA gene encoding DNA polymerase III subunit delta, with amino-acid sequence MQIYLFWGEDDFAMAQAVTSLRQTVLDPNWASFNYDKIIADSAGAVVEGLDRALTPPFGTGSRFVWLANTTVTQQCSPELLAQFERTLPVIPPTTVLLLTSVKKPDSRLKSTKLISQSAQVREFSPIPPWNDKELAQRVRQVAGEMNVKLTATAIELLAQSIGSDTRQLYSELEKLLLFAGNRSQPLNPEEVAALVHCHAQNTFQLADAIREGNTSAALDLLAGLTGRSEPGLRIVAGLTGKFRTWLWVKAMIQAGDRDDKIAQALDLGNPKRVYYFRQEVKNASLEKLQKSLPLLLDLEASLKRGREENSTLQTKVIELSSLFR